The DNA sequence TGCATGATTAGATGATTATGTTTTTTCATGTGGTGAGGATGCTAACAAGGCTGTCTCCGTTGGGGCATCAAAGCAGCAGCAGAATCGATTGGAAGGCCATGGTTATGTGGTGGATAACAAAGTTAATGAGTTGGAGGAAAGATTAATTGGTTTGGAAGACTAGTTAGATAAGTGTAGATTGAAAATGAATGAAAGTAGATGTATTATGTATAGGTTTAATTTGTTAGCATTTTTTGGTGGAGTTATAATTGCGTGGAATCACTTTCAAATCATTTTGTTTCGGTGAAGACTGAAAACAATGTAGTTTTTGGTTTCCAGAAGCGGAGCTAACTTTAATGTGAGGGAGGggccaaaaaaataattttatatttaaaataaaataaaataaaatatttaataggagctaaattaaattttatgtataatttatagAGAAAAATTGATGGTTGGGGGAGGCCATTGCCCCCTTACCTTTTATGTGGCTCCGTCCCTGTTGGTTTCTAAAGCGGGACAGATCGACTCCTGTCCATTCCCTAATGGGCAACGTGGAGTGAAACCCAAAAACGACGTAGTTTTAGGTTTTTAAAGTGGGACAGATCGACCCCTATTCATTCTCTAATGGCCAACGTAAAACTTAACAGAGTATTAACCTCCACATCAACAACATTAACTAACACAGGCAATTTTCGTCTATTTTAATCAAAAAAGATGACAGAAAGACCGCGGCGTCTCACGAAAATATAGGACATTAACCGACTTGTCTCTTCTTTTCGACAAGAATCGCGATATCCATAAAAAAAAGTACAGGACCGGATTAAGTGttcactcaaaaaaaaaaaaaaaaaaaaatcccaccGGCACCTGATTTCTCATCTATGCACccgagaaggaaaaaaaaaaaaaggatggaTGTTCTTaattgaagatttgaaaaaattccCTCTCTAACTTGGTAGCCCTCTGACGGCGACCACTTGAGCGGCAGTGGCGGAGAGCTCTCTGTTCCTGTCTTCTGTGCCTCTCTCCTTGCTGCTTTTGTGCACTGTTCTCCTCTGTGCAAACCCGTTCCAACCTAGCCGCATTTTAAGAACTTCACAAGAATGAAAAACCCGACCGGGGTTCGCTGCGCGGAGAACCAAGAACTGGCGTCATACATGGCGAACAAGTGGAAGGAAATGGCGGAGCAGCCGAAAGGGATTTCGGATAACATAGAGATGGCCCTCTCTAAGGCTCACTTTAACGTCTGTAACTCAAAAATCCCAATTCGAACCATCAAAGATTTCTCTCAGGTCAAGTACGTATTCTAAAATCCCAATCCTTCTCTATGCCgcgctttatttttcttttccacttcTCCGAAAAGTTTAATCTGATAGGGAAAAAAGCAACATGGATGATTATATTTCTAGCGGGGTTTGGTCTGTGTTAAAAGTGCTTAGTTTATTCGTCTGTCTCTTTCTCTCATTGATGTGTTTGTAGATTGATATAATGTTGCCTTTTATAATGTACAAATCTCATGGGGTTCCTTGTGCTTTTGTGATTGTGTAACAGGGGTGTGGGGAAAATGATCTTGAAGCTCATGCAGGGTTTTTTTGGGACTGGTGCAGGAGGTTCTGAATCAGAAGACTTGAAGAGAAAGGGTGCGTGTGGATAGGTGGTGCTATGCagttttcttattttctgttaCCTTGAGTAGGCTCTACATATTTCGGTCCGTTGttctattcttcatcttttccttttttattcaaCTTTATAGGAAAGAAAAATAGAGGAATGAAGTGCTATGTGCCTCAGAGGAACTCTGTGGCATATGCTCTGTTGATAACCCTTTACAGGTATATGTGCTTCAATTACTGATGCATTTTTGAAACCTTAACCACATTTAACATCATGGTATAATTTGTCTTATTTTgaagttttattcttgttttaataGGAGGACTGTAAGTGGGGAAGAATTTATGCGAAAACAAGAACTTATTGATGCTGCTGAAGCTAGTGGGCTATCTCGAGTGCCAATTGCGTATGTTCAATATGGATTCTTCTCTGTCCAATTAGACTAATGTCTTAGTGTACTAAAATCTATGTAACTTTTGACTGACATATTGAATGTTCAGGCCAGAAAAAGGGAAGGGAAAACCTGGACGATTTGGAAGTTCTCCTCGGGATTGGTATAGTGGATGGAGCTGTATGAAGACTTTGATAGATAAGGGATTAGTTGTAAAATCAAGTTGTCCAGCAAAGTATGTTTTTTCTATTGTGCATCTTGTCTTTGACTAGGAGATATTAGTTTTCGACGTAAACCTTTTTCCTAAATATTTTATGTCATATTTAACATATTGAAATCAACTGGTTAAGGGAGCCTCATTATTTTGAATGTGTAGTTAATTGCTTTATAAAGTTAGATTTTGTGGCGTTGAGCATGTTTGTCCCTTCATCTACTTCTATTTCTTAAACAATTGGCCATGGCATATGTTATGCTTAGAAATATTTTTAGGCATTTATTTTGGTAATACATTACCCTTGACCAATGTGGCTGTAATTTGTTTAAGCATGCTTTGCTTATCAGAGCTAAGATACATATACCATATAGTTTATAGTTTAAGAGAGacagttttatttttaatttaattttatccttttttattcAAGACCAGCAAATTTCAAAATGTTTCCTTTTTATTCATTTTACATGACTAGGGTGGTGGTCTTCAAATTCTGCATATTTGTGAAGATGATTATGTTTTGTTTTCAGATACATGCTAACTGAAGAAGGTAAGGCAGCAGCATGTGATTGTCTTTCAAGGTCTGGAATGGCAGAATGTCAAGGAAAGTCTGTTTCTGTTGATACTCCATCTAATATGTCAGATAGGGAAGTCAATGGTGATGATTTGGAATCAGAAGTTATGTCACCATTGACACAACAAAAGAAGCCAATGGATGTTTCTCTTGAATCTCTTTTGAAGGTATTTTTCCTCctattttgaattctttttgcttcttttgttgCTTTTTATTCATATATTTGTTCGTTTTTTCTTCTTTCTGTGGAAAGTGTTGAAATGACGCTTGCATCTGATTTTCGTGTTACACAAAATGGTTTGTTGTTCATGTCGTCTTGTATGAATTTATCGAAACTGCAATTGGATCATTTGGTTGTAGCTACAACTAGCTTTTTCATTGCAAGACGTAAGccaaaataacattataatttttggatcctctaaagtaaGGATTTGgactctttaaattttaaatttcactttagaaggtaaagtgtaatctctcaccatttataagtgggaccaaaaGAAAATATCAGAGAGAAACTATTTAAGGggtagagatcacactttaccttctcaagtgaaaattcaaaatttagaagatctaAATTCCTAAAATAAAGAGGGTTGTAAACTTATAAAGTCACAGAACAGCCACCATTGGGTCATTTGGTTAAACCCACTTCTAATGGAAGTTACTTATTCAATAGTTATCTGTTCTCTTTATATCTTTACAACTCTCTTCACTTTTGAAGATCTAATTCCATATTAGTTTCATGCTCCTACTCCCCTCAGATACGTCCCGCATCTAATTCCATATTTTCCATGAAGTTCAAGCACAAAGTTTGCATGATTTAATTCATTTGCTGTGTCACTTGCAGTTTGTTCCTCTTTCACCTGATAATTCGACATGTAGTATTTCCCTGATTATTTATGGAATCTTCTTTTATAGTTCACAGGCATGGGTTTCTCAAAGGAACAAATTGTTAGTTCTTTTGCTGAAGTTTCCAGAAGCCATCCAAATGAAGATGTCTCATCTTTGTGGCCGGCTGTTTTGTGTCATCTACGAGAGGAGCAAATCTATGGTTCACATCCAAAGTCTTTGACAGCTATAAATGATTGCCATGATACTAGTGCTAATACTGTTCTATCTGGTATTTCTTTGTCCCTGGCATTTAGTAATGGCACAAATCACTGATGAAATTCGTATCTCAGCATGCTGTCATTGATGGTCAGGTTCCAAAGACCTCATTGGAAACAAGAGCAGAACTGCGAGTTCAGCCTGCAATGACCATGTGCCAAATTTCTCTTCTGATATTCCATCTTTCCTCTTGAGAGCTTGCCCATCAGCTGTACGGTTTGTTCCATTTGCCAAAATTTTTATCGTTTAATTCTTTTGacattctgcataatttttaaTGAGCATAAATCCTTAATGAGATTGCGATACTATGCCAAGAATATCACTCATGGAAAGGGAGATGATCATAAGTACAGACATTGTTTCGATTGCATGAGTGGTACAATATATTATCTAAGCATCATGTAATATTCATTTAACTTAAAACAGCATTACACTTTTATTTTTGGGTACATTTAGTCATCACTCATCTGTTTAAAAGAGGTGCTACGAAATTGCTGATATAGCaatataacaacaacaacaaagccttgttccactaagtggggtcggctacatgaatcaaacaatgctattgtgctctgtcatgtatcatgtctacagagagaccgtttacatgtagatctcgttggACTacttcatggatggtcttctaggtcttcctctgcctttcgccctttgtttatcttccatctcatccaccctcctaacTGGATGTTCTattggtcttcttctcacatgtcgaAACCACCTGAGATGTGATTCAACCATTTTTTCCACAAtgagtgctactccaactctctcgcttatatcttcattccttattttatccaatcgcgtatgaccactcatccatctcaacatcttcatctctgccacactcaacttatgttcgtgctccactttagccgcccaacacttcgtaccatacagcatagccggtcttatagcgctgcgatagaatttacctttaagttttaaaggcacttttttgtcgcatataaaaccagatgcactccaccATTTTGATCAACCtgtttggatcctatgatttacatcctattCAATCtttccattatcctgtatgatgcactcaagatatttaaaacttttaacttttcgtaggatgttttctccaatcttcacctctatattggggttttcccttctcaaactgaacttacattccatatattccgtcttgctacgtcTTATGcgtagaccatacacttctagagcttctctccataactccaacttcttatttaggtctttccttgattctcccataaggacgatatcatcggcaaaaagcatgcaccatgacacaggctcttggatgtgctctgtgagtacttccaagactaatgtgaaaaggtatggatttaaggatgatccctggtgtaatcctataccaataggaaattcctctgtcacaccaccttgagttttcacactagttgtggccccatcatacatgtctttaattgtccgaatatatgcgatccttactctcctcttttctaaaatcttccataagacctcctttGACACtttatcatacgctttttccaaatcaataaacaccatatgtagatcccttttattactatgatacctctccatcatccttcttaatatgtatatcgcttcagtggtagatctgtctGGCATAAAtctaaattggttctctgttacttgtgtctcttttctcaacctccgttctatcaccctttcccataacttcatagtatgactcataagtttaatccctctatagtttccgcaactttgtatattccccttattcttgtagataggtatcaaggtgctctttctccactcatcagtatcttctttgaccttaaaatctcattaaaaagcatgGTTAACCAATtcatgcctttttctccaagacccttccaaacctcaatcggaatattatcaggtcctactgccctgccatttttcatctgctttagagcttcttttacctcgaagtctcgaatccttcgatagtagtcaaagttttgatcttcttcccttgtgcataatcgaccaaggctcggaagagtcttctgttcctcattaaataactcgtagaagtagctctttcatctttcattaatcttctcctcttgagccaatacctctccatccttatcctttatgcacttaacctgatccaaatctctcgttcttctttcccggctctttgcgattctatatatacctttttctccttctttcgtgcccaaagattggtagagaccctcatatgctcttgttcttgcttcacttacagtcacttttgtctctttcttagccgccttatattttttccaattatttgcattgcggcataaagaccactctttaaagcattccctttttatctttatcttttcttgtatactcgcattccaccaccaggattccttgtctcttggtcctattcctttagattcaccaaaacttttttttgctgttcttctaataacttctgccatctccctccacatctcttctgcGCTTCCAtttccatcccactttgcctcttctcctacccgtcttaggaagtttctttgttcctcacctttcatccgccaccacctcgtccttaggttcttcgtatgatgtcttttcctcaatttTTTCTCAACGTGAAAATCCAtaacgagcaccctatgttgtgttgtcaaactctctcccgggataattttacagttaatgcaaaatttccggtcgactcctcaacaagaagtcgatttgagagcttgtcatgccactcttataggttataagatgttcttctctctttttaaaacatgtatttgcgatgagaagatcaaaggttgaggaaaagtctaaaatagttttaccctcgtcATTGATCActccgaaaccatggcctccatgaatactcccatatccagtcacttctctcccaataTGGCCATTTAAATTTCCTCCTAAgcaaatcttatctcccaaaggtatgccttgaaccaaactctctagatccttcCAAAactttatcttgtgttgttcgtccgaatcCACTTGCGGTgtataggcgctaatcacatggaaagcacctccctccaccacaagtttgatagagatgatccgatctcccaccctcttgacatccactacgtccttcttccactgcttatccacaattattccaaccccattcctattcttcacatttcctgtataccaaagtttgaaactagaagtatccaactccctagcttttgcaccaacccatttcgtttcttgtaggcacataatgttaatcttcctctttgtcatggtgtccaccacctccatggactttcctgttagagtgactatgttccatgtcctaaatctcaaccttctgtcgctttgacctttaccttttactttgtgaactagcttatttaccctcgtccgttcacgaaaacgcgagaatccttgctcatttaacactacatccgggcaccgatgcagcggctcttgctttgacactatactcgagccatacggcgcgttgcttccgtgcaacgacctagctttagcgcaataatgtctttgattcatgtcatgggggttcggctatatttttatgttggttgccgaagacctaacacaaccctccttctTTATCCGagtttgggaccggctatgtaccgcaagtgtaacataggcggagtttgcTGATATAGCAATAAGGTgggtcaaatataattttattctagGATTTAACATTCTCCTTGACTCCTCCATTACATCCAATATAGTTGTTAAAATTGATAAAGTAAAGTAATAAATAAACCTATATGTGCTGTTTGCAGAACTTGATAACATGGAAGAAGGCTTTCCTTGTTTATGGAATTTGaggttttctatatttttattaaataaaaattcccAGAGGCTTACAAAGTCTAGGAACGTCAGTATGCAGCTGCAAACACCTATTGGCTTTTGTACATCGTACCACCAGTCTTAAACTGTTCTTCAAGTTTCTCAGTCTTGCCAATGTTGAATCTTTTCTCCTCACTCAGTTAAAAATTTATAACATTTTTATGCtttcattttctagttttatgctttgaATGACATTTGACATGCTCATCGTTGTGAAAAACAGACCTAACAGCCTTGTGTTAACCTCATGAACTCCTAGCCCTGATCGATGAAAATGGTCTTTTCTAAGCTATGATCATGTGAGCTCCTTGTTATCggcattttgaattttgaatgctgtaaataaaataaaagaaaataaaaaatgataagatTCTCAATGAAAAGAAGGTATGCTTTACACTgataattttattgttttatacCTATAGGCTATATAGCTAATGTGTATGGCATGTGCAGTTTATTATGTTGATGTATACAGCTAAAGTGATGGACATAGGTGAAATTACTAAAGAGATTTAGATAATtagatgttaatttttttttttgggtggcaAACAAAAAAGATGACTCTGACATTATTTGGGTCTGTAGCTGAACCCACTTTGTGAGATATTGCTTAATAGTTGTTCTAGATATTGTAGTTTGCTATGATTTTTGCTGTCTTCAAAATGTGTCTAAGAATTGGTATTTGTTTTGATGAAAACGTTAGGTTGATTCTGTGCAAATGCCAAGGAAGGATGAGCTGTCATCAAAGATGACCAGTTTAAGTGTTCCACCCTTGAGCTTTGGTGAGAAGTTTGAGGAGGTATATCAAGTCATTTTAATATTGGATGATCGGGAGCAATTTGCCACTCAAGGGTTAGTAACATATGTAAAGTTACCCTTTCCAATCAGGATACTATATTATATACCTGATTTAGTATTCTCTTTAGACATTGTCACGTAACTATAATTATCATATTTGTGGCACTCTTGTACTTTCTTGTTGCTAATGACTTCAAATGAATAACATTGTACTTTTTAGATCTCGATCTAGGAAAATTATTGAGGAAATTCGGATCCAATTCAAAATCCAAATAGAGGTGAGTTTGATGTCTTTACCTGTAGTTCATATTGCTTCTGAGGGAAAAATTGgtatattgttttaatttttaagtttgcaaTTTTAATTGTGTCATTTTATTGTGCTGTAGTGCTGGTGCATAAGATACCAGAGTCTTGCCACTATAGAAGCTTCATCATGAAGTATTTTTGTGTTGCACTAGTTGTAAAGGAGATTGTAGGGTGGTGGGGAGAGAAGAGGGTTGGTTTGGTACGGTTGGGAGAAAAAGAGACGGGCAATTTTGTTCTACAGACGGGTGGAGTGTAGTTAAGATAAACGTCATGGGAGGTTAGTGTGATTTGCCCTAAAATCAATAGTTGGAAAGGAGTTGAAAATCCTAGTTTCCATAGGATCTTTGCTTCTTTCCACAATCCAAGACCTTTGAACTTTTTAagcaaaaattgaaacaaatccaTAGGCCAAATCCATGATTCTCCAATGATACCATAAGTTTTATCCAAAGGGATCTAAATGATGAGACTTCATTTCAGAATCTAAGTTAGTAAGGTGCATGTAATACACATATTAGGGATAAACAATGAGAGGCCTTTGCTGTTGAAGCTTACAATTAGTGTTTATTCTATTAAGTACTATAGTTAGTGATGAACTATGTCAATCTTGATAGTCCTGTAAAGTTAAATCTGTATTAGCGTTCGTCAAGGATATACAACCATGATCAGATTAGAAGTTAAATACTTTTGTTGCTTCTAATTCATCATATCATGTACCTGTGGTATGCTACCATGATCCCATCAGGCCATTACcattattttggtttttataatGGAAATCGGGAACTCAAGTCTAGTTTTGTTCAACTAATTATGTCATTTCAAACAAATTAGGTGTTATTTGTGTTTTCTTGTTGGACTTGAATGACCCATACATTTACATATTGAATTCACTCTATTTAgaagattgaaaaaaaatatcatgTTCAAATTGGTTCATCCAGGTACGACGATTGCCTGTTGGAGATGGGATCTGGATAGCACGTCATAAAATTCTTAAGACTGAATATGTATTGGATTTTATTGTTGAGAGGAAAAACATTGATGATTTGCGCAGTTCAATCAGGGATAACCGCTACAAGGATCAAAAACTAAGGCTTCTGGTAATTATTCCTTCTTTCATGGTCAGAATTGTTTATACATGTATAATTGTATAGTCACTGAATAATGTGTCTGTTGCTGTCGCTGTTGCTGTCACTAATagtttttgatatattttgatatttatactAACATAGCTTGCCAATCCCCACATAATGTTTCATTCCAATTGCACATTGATAGAGGTGTGGATTGAAGAAGCTGATATATTTAGTGGAAGGTGACCCAAATTCTTCCGAAGCTGCTGAATGCATAAAAACTGCGTAAGTATGGTTTCTATGTTAAATTAATGTGTTTGGTAATGCAGGGGCTAGAAACCAAGTTTAGTGTTATTTATCTACTTCTCTCATCATTTCCTGCACTGTTATGGCTTATTAACTGTCAGTTTTGTCTACCTCTGTCTGCCTTATTTCTTGTCTATGATAATTGAAAGTATTAGGTCTTGACAAGATTTTGATTGCACAGCATTTTATTATTTGTAACGGATTGGATGGTAGTCTTATTGATTGTTAACGAGCTGGTTGAAATGAGGTTTTGTTACCAGTTAGTTATGGGATGCTAACGTTTGCTTTAGCTGAGGTTACTTTGTCTTGCTGTTTGTGCGAAAATTATTCACCATTTCAGATCTTTTCAACCTGCCATTTGCAGCTGTTTTACAACAGAGATTCTGGAGGGATTTGATGTGCAGAGGACGAGTGGTTTAGGTGATACTCTCAGGAAGTATGCTTATCTCACCCAAGCAATTTCTCAATGTTACAAGTCAAGAGATTTTGAAGGCCATGTCGTAGGTTTTGCACCATGTCCTCCTTTCGATGAATTTATTAAACAGTGTCAAGACTCTGGAAAAATGACAGTCAGTGATGTATTTGCCATCCAACTTATGCAGGTATTAACCatctcaaaaattaattttgttttgttttctaatgGCTGTTTTTTTGTCTAACTGTTGTATCTATGATCTTTTGAGTATCCTTTTAATTTATGAAATGTTGCTATAGTGAACCGTGAGACTGAGGAAGATATGAGTAGGGGAAGAAGAGGGATTTGGAACCTTGGCCTTCTACCATGGAGGTGGGAAGCCAGGAAAAAATATGAGCTCGCATGAGGTATTAGGAAGAAGGGGAACGGGAGCGGTATCTAAGAGTGGTATATAGGAAGTCTTTGACAGCCTTGGTTATATATATTTCTTTCCCGTAGGTATATATGCATAACTCACCTAGTGGGAAAATGCTTTTTATTGATGTCTTGATAAATAGATGAATAACACAAGACAGAGGATTAGAGTTCCTCTATACATTAACAACAGAACCACCAAAAAGTGTTATCTGTAAAGCATTGCATAGGTATAAAATTGGGATCTGCATAAAATTGTCTGGTTTAGCTATTTCTTCACTCGTGTTCGTGTAACAAGCTATGAAGCACGGACGCTGATACAACACAGGATACACAAACACGAATTTGAATTTTTGGAGACACGGTGACacgatatatataaaatataaagtattttttaaataaattataacaatATTTTGATATTCTATTAATATTAAAGCacaaactaattttttaaaatgtttttaatctctttttcaattatgtaattgataaataataatatatatgatatcTAAACTTCATTTCAAGAATATAGATTAAGAATAGTATTAGAGATGCGGACAAATGATAGTATTTAGGTGTGTTTAGAGGTTTTTGGagaagtattttttattaaaacatttACACACAGAAGACACGCATGTCAAAGGAGcgtcgtgtccgaaatgtgtttGACACGCAAACATAGCAACTTAACAAAGTGTCTTGTGCTTTACAGGTAATAAGTTTACCAGTTTGCACATTTGTTTAACACCTCCCAGTACTCCTCCAATTCTGTGTACATGATGAAAGCATAATGGCATAAAGACACATTTTGGAGAGATATACCAAATTTTTACAATGACGAGATAGAAATGacatatatgttatatattttcattttaaatttccaATATTTATTACTTTTGAGGCTCTGCCTAAAATCTtagtattttatatataattcattGTGTCAATAGTTGATATTGTTGCTAAAGTTCATTTGACAaatttgtaaaatataattttattgacttttttttaaaCTGTATTTGTACTGTCCAAGCTGAAGTGCTTTTGAACTAAAAAGGAAAAAGTATTTGGTCAAATGTGGATAATGTATGATGTGCATCATTTGTGTGTCTATTTTAGACAGTAACGTGTGTCAAACACACGGATGCACCATGCTCTCTTGGTTTAAAAGCAATTATAAGAAACCACAACCTCTTCAATTTGCATACTTATATTTGAATCCATTTATTTCGGGAAAAGTTTGGTTCAGTTTTGCGATCCTCTAGTTTACCATAATTTacttcaaaaaaatataattagaaattCCTAGATGTTCAGGTGCTGATTGACAGCCGTAATTTATCTGAGCAATACATTTTCTCATGCTTGTTTCTCACAATGAAATGCAATTTCTTT is a window from the Arachis hypogaea cultivar Tifrunner chromosome 17, arahy.Tifrunner.gnm2.J5K5, whole genome shotgun sequence genome containing:
- the LOC112766163 gene encoding crossover junction endonuclease MUS81 isoform X1, which produces MKNPTGVRCAENQELASYMANKWKEMAEQPKGISDNIEMALSKAHFNVCNSKIPIRTIKDFSQVKGVGKMILKLMQGFFGTGAGGSESEDLKRKGKKNRGMKCYVPQRNSVAYALLITLYRRTVSGEEFMRKQELIDAAEASGLSRVPIAPEKGKGKPGRFGSSPRDWYSGWSCMKTLIDKGLVVKSSCPAKYMLTEEGKAAACDCLSRSGMAECQGKSVSVDTPSNMSDREVNGDDLESEVMSPLTQQKKPMDVSLESLLKFTGMGFSKEQIVSSFAEVSRSHPNEDVSSLWPAVLCHLREEQIYGSHPKSLTAINDCHDTSANTVLSGSKDLIGNKSRTASSACNDHVPNFSSDIPSFLLRACPSAVDSVQMPRKDELSSKMTSLSVPPLSFGEKFEEVYQVILILDDREQFATQGSRSRKIIEEIRIQFKIQIEVRRLPVGDGIWIARHKILKTEYVLDFIVERKNIDDLRSSIRDNRYKDQKLRLLRCGLKKLIYLVEGDPNSSEAAECIKTACFTTEILEGFDVQRTSGLGDTLRKYAYLTQAISQCYKSRDFEGHVVGFAPCPPFDEFIKQCQDSGKMTVSDVFAIQLMQVPQVTEEVAMAVLDLYPTLLSLAHGYSLLDGNSCAQEDMLRARSNNAIPAAASRNIFQFIWGS
- the LOC112766163 gene encoding crossover junction endonuclease MUS81 isoform X2, producing the protein MKNPTGVRCAENQELASYMANKWKEMAEQPKGISDNIEMALSKAHFNVCNSKIPIRTIKDFSQVKGVGKMILKLMQGFFGTGAGGSESEDLKRKGKKNRGMKCYVPQRNSVAYALLITLYRRTVSGEEFMRKQELIDAAEASGLSRVPIAPEKGKGKPGRFGSSPRDWYSGWSCMKTLIDKGLVVKSSCPAKYMLTEEGKAAACDCLSRSGMAECQGKSVSVDTPSNMSDREVNGDDLESEVMSPLTQQKKPMDVSLESLLKFTGMGFSKEQIVSSFAEVSRSHPNEDVSSLWPAVLCHLREEQIYGSHPKSLTAINDCHDTSANTVLSGSKDLIGNKSRTASSACNDHVPNFSSDIPSFLLRACPSAVDSVQMPRKDELSSKMTSLSVPPLSFGEKFEEVYQVILILDDREQFATQGSRSRKIIEEIRIQFKIQIEVRRLPVGDGIWIARHKILKTEYVLDFIVERKNIDDLRSSIRDNRYKDQKLRLLRCGLKKLIYLVEGDPNSSEAAECIKTACFTTEILEGFDVQRTSGLGDTLRKYAYLTQAISQCYKSRDFEGHVVGFAPCPPFDEFIKQCQDSGKMTVSDVFAIQLMQ